One window of Halorussus sp. MSC15.2 genomic DNA carries:
- a CDS encoding glycosyltransferase: MLAVAQAFEDAGAEVVLAGGGPGSRFIEHNGYEVFRAAPVDYIGDYQQGSLYRVLTRSLPYSAKRVVDLVRWLRREDPAALVTDDMFGAMAASLTGTPLYVVTHNAASFYDAAVEQVFTWLLNRYQLRTAESFLYPAVWPPDEGDPPGVTHVPPIALDPEGCPPPENDIEVLVVPSVYSTNFDVLAETLRTEGHDVTLVGDDRWEAVPALLPWIRAADVVVCSGYSTVMEAAVGGTSCVVYPFTDEQHGVTRVLERRGVRGFQVEHSVAHVARAVRHPPENPGHENGVERIADHVLADLT; this comes from the coding sequence ATGCTGGCAGTCGCCCAAGCCTTCGAGGACGCGGGCGCGGAGGTCGTCCTCGCCGGCGGCGGTCCCGGTTCGCGGTTCATCGAACACAACGGGTACGAGGTGTTCCGGGCCGCGCCGGTGGACTACATCGGCGATTACCAGCAGGGGTCGCTCTATCGCGTCCTCACCCGAAGCCTCCCGTACAGCGCCAAGCGCGTGGTGGACCTCGTCAGGTGGCTCCGCCGGGAGGACCCCGCGGCGCTGGTGACCGACGACATGTTCGGGGCGATGGCCGCGTCGCTGACCGGGACGCCGCTCTACGTCGTCACGCACAACGCGGCTTCGTTCTACGACGCGGCCGTCGAACAGGTGTTCACGTGGCTGCTCAACCGCTATCAGTTGCGCACGGCCGAGTCGTTCCTCTACCCTGCGGTGTGGCCGCCCGACGAGGGCGACCCGCCGGGCGTGACTCACGTCCCGCCCATCGCGCTCGACCCCGAGGGGTGTCCGCCGCCCGAGAACGACATCGAGGTGCTGGTCGTTCCGAGCGTCTACTCGACGAACTTCGACGTCCTCGCCGAGACCCTGCGCACCGAGGGTCACGACGTGACGCTCGTGGGCGACGACCGCTGGGAGGCGGTCCCCGCACTCCTGCCGTGGATTCGGGCCGCCGACGTGGTGGTCTGCTCGGGCTACTCCACCGTGATGGAGGCCGCGGTGGGCGGCACGTCCTGCGTGGTGTATCCGTTCACCGACGAACAACACGGCGTGACGCGCGTCCTCGAACGCCGGGGCGTCCGCGGATTTCAGGTCGAACACTCGGTCGCGCACGTGGCCCGTGCGGTCCGACACCCTCCAGAGAACCCCGGCCACGAGAACGGCGTCGAGCGCATCGCGGACCACGTCCTTGCCGACCTGACGTGA